In Mercurialis annua linkage group LG5, ddMerAnnu1.2, whole genome shotgun sequence, a single genomic region encodes these proteins:
- the LOC126680906 gene encoding lysine-specific demethylase JMJ26-like isoform X1, protein MSGENGEDNSSRYKRRLRAKEYADEQFPAKNTRAKPKRSEDLAEESHLRCHQCQRNNKGGVVPCRTCKKKRYCVPCLTNWYPKMTQEEAAAACPFCLTICNCKTCLRDAPKERLNRLRELKVDKDKEQVHCRYLVQALLPLLRQLDEEQLMERDIEARATGFSPADVEIQNANCPNNERRYCDKCRTSIFDYHRSCSNCFSDICLVCCREIRHGYLQGSAQQVVMGYIDKGFEYLHGKEGTYVKTDKVLLEHGSNFKGLNSGWKANEDGSIACRCGIGNLELKCMLPGNWVSELLKRAEDVRHAYELDQVKIPSKQCACFNSHGDIDVGNSQLLKAASRADSDDNFLYNPRAKSIKEENLNHFQYHWMRAEPVIVSNVLETATGLSWEPMVMWRAFRQLTNECKLLDMKAIECLDWCEVNVNVHRFFQEYLTGRFDIEDWPQLLKLKVCPSTTFDELLPRHGAEFILCLPFKEYTHPENGPLNLAVRLPKDSLKPNMGPKAYIAYGCTQELGRGDSVTKLHCNMSDTVNVLTQTAEVILEPEKLAAIERLKRKHRKQDLRELYGSNQAPEEEVDAEMQNGCGGTSIDKGRPDAGGAVWDIFRREDVPKLQEYINKHFKEFRHIHCCPLQKIVHPIHDQTIYLTLEHKRKLKEEYGIEPWTFIQKLGDAVFIPAGCPHQVRNLKSCIKVALDFVSPENVGECIRLTDEICLLPQNHPAKEDKLEVKKMYVHALKWALDVLELEDIEDFHRFATPKRRAKNNSQSYSSKATFKTASFIGCGRLGRFQGISNFKNTSDNSVEVDNDVSEPSKEICKEASTKQEGTELPGKSEKEKTSSSRDKNKNIKEDILSHPVASSSPNHESASRDTAAFDTSVSFDEPVDEDPLLQIKKLSSIVEEDQEHHDFSFMDEIIVPEASASYISHLNDIEGATLAIRQILSLDISQITDSQIVLFLSALRFFQNVKDSAITPDIEKQAGSVLISWKSHEESESSSIRELEALNAESKTYKDLAAEKDNIGRKIRTINTEALRLEVEIKERQDKLKELAQKCKPLSERYEELMTEFKALHSSLEPKKKEMVSLVEVCSKACEGKNACKIQWDTLRQLLLHSLLPSL, encoded by the exons GCTCCAAAAGAA CGCCTGAATCGTCTACGGGAGCTGAAAGTTGATAAAGATAAGGAACAAGTGCACTGTAGATATTTAGTCCAAGCTCTTCTTCCCTTACTGAGGCAGTTAGATGAAGAACAATTAATGGAGAGAGATATTGAAGCTAGGGCAACAG GATTTTCTCCTGCAGATGTAGAGATACAAAATGCAAATTGTCCTAATAATGAGCGCAGATACTG TGACAAGTGCCGAACATCTATCTTTGATTATCACAGAAGCTGTTCAAACTGCTTTTCTGATATCTGCCTTGTCTGCTGCCGAGAGATCCGTCATGGGTACCTACAGGGAAGTGCCCAGCAGGTCGTTATGGGGTATATTGATAAGGGGTTTGAATATTTACATGGTAAAGAGGGAACATATGTGAAAACAGATAAGGTACTGTTGGAACATGGATCTAATTTCAAGGGGTTAAATTCAGGATGGAAAGCAAACGAAGATGGAAGCATTGCTTGCCGTTGTGGTATTGGAAATTTAGAACTGAAATGTATGCTCCCCGGAAATTGGGTCTCAGAGTTATTAAAGAGAGCCGAAGATGTTAGACATGCTTATGAACTTGACCAGGTTAAAATTCCATCAAAACAATGCGCGTGTTTTAATTCCCATGGAGATATTGACGTAGGAAATAGTCAATTGTTAAAAGCAGCATCTCGAGCAGATTCTGATGACAATTTTCTGTACAATCCGAGGGCCAAAAGTATCAAAGAGGAGAATTTGAACCATTTCCAATACCATTGGATGAGAGCTGAGCCTGTGATTGTAAGCAATGTTCTCGAAACTGCAACTGGGTTGAGTTGGGAGCCAATGGTCATGTGGCGTGCCTTTCGCCAGCTAACTAATgaatgtaaacttttggatatgAAGGCTATTGAGTGCTTGGATTGGTGTGAG GTAAATGTTAATGTTCACAGATTCTTTCAGGAATACTTGACTGGCCGATTTGACATAGAGGATTGGCCTCAATTACTGAAATTGAAAGTTTGTCCCTCTACTACGTTTGATGAACTTTTGCCTCGACATGGTGCTGAATTTATTCTTTGTTTGCCCTTTAAAGAGTACACACATCCTGAAAATGGTCCTCTGAACCTTGCTGTCAGATTGCCTAAGGACTCTTTGAAGCCAAATATGGGCCCAAAGGCATATATTGCTTATGGATGCACTCAAGAACTTGGGCGTGGAGATTCTGTGACCAAGCTTCACTGTAACATGTCGGATACG GTAAATGTGTTAACACAAACGGCTGAAGTGATCCTTGAACCTGAGAAACTTGCTGCTATAGAAAGACTTAAAAGAAAGCACAGGAAGCAAGACCTTAGAGAACTTTATGGTAGCAATCAGGCTCCGGAGGAAGAAGTTGATGCTGAAATGCAGAATGGTTGTGGTGGCACTTCAATTGACAAAGGGAGGCCTGATGCGGGAGGTGCTGTTTGGGATATCTTTCGGAGAGAAGATGTTCCAAAGTTGCAGGAATATATTAACAAGCACTTCAAAGAGTTTAGGCACATTCACTGTTGCCCATTGCAGAAG ATTGTTCATCCTATTCATGATCAGACCATTTATTTGACTCTAGAGCATAAGAGGAAGCTGAAAGAGGAATATG GCATTGAGCCATGGACATTTATCCAAAAACTTGGTGATGCAGTCTTTATTCCTGCAGGCTGTCCTCATCAAGTGAGAAATTTGAag TCGTGTATAAAGGTAGCATTGGACTTTGTTTCACCAGAAAATGTTGGTGAATGTATCCGTTTGACGGATGAGATCTGTTTACTGCCCCAAAACCACCCAGCCAAAGAGGACAAGTTGGAG GTTAAGAAAATGTACGTTCATGCTTTGAAATGGGCCCTTGATGTTTTGGAATTGGAGGATATTGAAGA CTTTCACAGGTTTGCCACTCCAAAGAGACGAGCCAAAAATAACTCACAGAGCTATTCTTCCAAAGCAACATTCAAAACTGCATCTTTTATTGGATGTGGAAGACTTGGAAGATTTCAAGGgatatctaattttaaaaacaccTCAGACAATTCTGTTGAGGTAGATAATGATGTCTCAGAACCAAGCAAAGAGATTTGCAAGGAAGCTTCGACAAAGCAGGAAGGAACTGAATTGCCCG GTAaatctgaaaaagaaaaaacttctAGCAGTCGAG ataaaaataaaaacataaaggaAGATATACTCTCACATCCCGTGGCTTCATCCTCTCCAAACCATGAGTCTGCTTCTCGAGATACAGCTGCTTTTGACACCTCTGTATCATTTGATGAGCCCGTTGATGAG GATCCCCTATTGCAAATTAAAAAGCTTTCCTCCATTGTAGAGGAGGATCAAGAACACCATGATTTTAGCTTTATGGATGAAATTATTGTTCCTGAAGCTAGTGCATCTTATATTTCTCATCTCAATGACATTGAGGGAGCGACTCTTGCGATTAGACAGATTCTCAGCCTTGACATTTCACAGATAACAGATTCTCAGATAGTTTTATTCCTTTCGGCTCTCAGATTTTTCCAGAATGTGAAGGATTCTGCCATCACTCCTGATATTGAGAAGCAAGCGGGCAGCGtattaatttcttggaaatccCACGAGGAATCAGAATCAAGCAGCATCCGAGAATTGGAGGCTCTCAATGCGGAAAGTAAAACCTACAAGGATTTAGCAGCAGAGAAAGACAATATTGGTAGAAAAATTAGAACTATCAACACAGAGGCTCTTAGACTTGAGGTAGAAATTAAGGAACGTCAGGACAAGCTTAAAGAATTAGCACAGAAGTGCAAGCCTTTGAGTGAGCGTTATGAGGAGTTGATGACGGAATTTAAGGCTCTTCACAGTTCATTGGAACCCAAGAAAAAGGAGATGGTCTCATTGGTGGAAGTTTGTAGCAAAGCTTGTGAAGGCAAGAATGCTTGTAAAATTCAGTGGGATACCCTCAGGCAATTACTCCTTCATTCACTTCTCCCGTCTCTCTGA
- the LOC126680906 gene encoding lysine-specific demethylase JMJ26-like isoform X2: MPMNSFPPRIRVLNLSALAEESHLRCHQCQRNNKGGVVPCRTCKKKRYCVPCLTNWYPKMTQEEAAAACPFCLTICNCKTCLRDAPKERLNRLRELKVDKDKEQVHCRYLVQALLPLLRQLDEEQLMERDIEARATGFSPADVEIQNANCPNNERRYCDKCRTSIFDYHRSCSNCFSDICLVCCREIRHGYLQGSAQQVVMGYIDKGFEYLHGKEGTYVKTDKVLLEHGSNFKGLNSGWKANEDGSIACRCGIGNLELKCMLPGNWVSELLKRAEDVRHAYELDQVKIPSKQCACFNSHGDIDVGNSQLLKAASRADSDDNFLYNPRAKSIKEENLNHFQYHWMRAEPVIVSNVLETATGLSWEPMVMWRAFRQLTNECKLLDMKAIECLDWCEVNVNVHRFFQEYLTGRFDIEDWPQLLKLKVCPSTTFDELLPRHGAEFILCLPFKEYTHPENGPLNLAVRLPKDSLKPNMGPKAYIAYGCTQELGRGDSVTKLHCNMSDTVNVLTQTAEVILEPEKLAAIERLKRKHRKQDLRELYGSNQAPEEEVDAEMQNGCGGTSIDKGRPDAGGAVWDIFRREDVPKLQEYINKHFKEFRHIHCCPLQKIVHPIHDQTIYLTLEHKRKLKEEYGIEPWTFIQKLGDAVFIPAGCPHQVRNLKSCIKVALDFVSPENVGECIRLTDEICLLPQNHPAKEDKLEVKKMYVHALKWALDVLELEDIEDFHRFATPKRRAKNNSQSYSSKATFKTASFIGCGRLGRFQGISNFKNTSDNSVEVDNDVSEPSKEICKEASTKQEGTELPGKSEKEKTSSSRDKNKNIKEDILSHPVASSSPNHESASRDTAAFDTSVSFDEPVDEDPLLQIKKLSSIVEEDQEHHDFSFMDEIIVPEASASYISHLNDIEGATLAIRQILSLDISQITDSQIVLFLSALRFFQNVKDSAITPDIEKQAGSVLISWKSHEESESSSIRELEALNAESKTYKDLAAEKDNIGRKIRTINTEALRLEVEIKERQDKLKELAQKCKPLSERYEELMTEFKALHSSLEPKKKEMVSLVEVCSKACEGKNACKIQWDTLRQLLLHSLLPSL, encoded by the exons GCTCCAAAAGAA CGCCTGAATCGTCTACGGGAGCTGAAAGTTGATAAAGATAAGGAACAAGTGCACTGTAGATATTTAGTCCAAGCTCTTCTTCCCTTACTGAGGCAGTTAGATGAAGAACAATTAATGGAGAGAGATATTGAAGCTAGGGCAACAG GATTTTCTCCTGCAGATGTAGAGATACAAAATGCAAATTGTCCTAATAATGAGCGCAGATACTG TGACAAGTGCCGAACATCTATCTTTGATTATCACAGAAGCTGTTCAAACTGCTTTTCTGATATCTGCCTTGTCTGCTGCCGAGAGATCCGTCATGGGTACCTACAGGGAAGTGCCCAGCAGGTCGTTATGGGGTATATTGATAAGGGGTTTGAATATTTACATGGTAAAGAGGGAACATATGTGAAAACAGATAAGGTACTGTTGGAACATGGATCTAATTTCAAGGGGTTAAATTCAGGATGGAAAGCAAACGAAGATGGAAGCATTGCTTGCCGTTGTGGTATTGGAAATTTAGAACTGAAATGTATGCTCCCCGGAAATTGGGTCTCAGAGTTATTAAAGAGAGCCGAAGATGTTAGACATGCTTATGAACTTGACCAGGTTAAAATTCCATCAAAACAATGCGCGTGTTTTAATTCCCATGGAGATATTGACGTAGGAAATAGTCAATTGTTAAAAGCAGCATCTCGAGCAGATTCTGATGACAATTTTCTGTACAATCCGAGGGCCAAAAGTATCAAAGAGGAGAATTTGAACCATTTCCAATACCATTGGATGAGAGCTGAGCCTGTGATTGTAAGCAATGTTCTCGAAACTGCAACTGGGTTGAGTTGGGAGCCAATGGTCATGTGGCGTGCCTTTCGCCAGCTAACTAATgaatgtaaacttttggatatgAAGGCTATTGAGTGCTTGGATTGGTGTGAG GTAAATGTTAATGTTCACAGATTCTTTCAGGAATACTTGACTGGCCGATTTGACATAGAGGATTGGCCTCAATTACTGAAATTGAAAGTTTGTCCCTCTACTACGTTTGATGAACTTTTGCCTCGACATGGTGCTGAATTTATTCTTTGTTTGCCCTTTAAAGAGTACACACATCCTGAAAATGGTCCTCTGAACCTTGCTGTCAGATTGCCTAAGGACTCTTTGAAGCCAAATATGGGCCCAAAGGCATATATTGCTTATGGATGCACTCAAGAACTTGGGCGTGGAGATTCTGTGACCAAGCTTCACTGTAACATGTCGGATACG GTAAATGTGTTAACACAAACGGCTGAAGTGATCCTTGAACCTGAGAAACTTGCTGCTATAGAAAGACTTAAAAGAAAGCACAGGAAGCAAGACCTTAGAGAACTTTATGGTAGCAATCAGGCTCCGGAGGAAGAAGTTGATGCTGAAATGCAGAATGGTTGTGGTGGCACTTCAATTGACAAAGGGAGGCCTGATGCGGGAGGTGCTGTTTGGGATATCTTTCGGAGAGAAGATGTTCCAAAGTTGCAGGAATATATTAACAAGCACTTCAAAGAGTTTAGGCACATTCACTGTTGCCCATTGCAGAAG ATTGTTCATCCTATTCATGATCAGACCATTTATTTGACTCTAGAGCATAAGAGGAAGCTGAAAGAGGAATATG GCATTGAGCCATGGACATTTATCCAAAAACTTGGTGATGCAGTCTTTATTCCTGCAGGCTGTCCTCATCAAGTGAGAAATTTGAag TCGTGTATAAAGGTAGCATTGGACTTTGTTTCACCAGAAAATGTTGGTGAATGTATCCGTTTGACGGATGAGATCTGTTTACTGCCCCAAAACCACCCAGCCAAAGAGGACAAGTTGGAG GTTAAGAAAATGTACGTTCATGCTTTGAAATGGGCCCTTGATGTTTTGGAATTGGAGGATATTGAAGA CTTTCACAGGTTTGCCACTCCAAAGAGACGAGCCAAAAATAACTCACAGAGCTATTCTTCCAAAGCAACATTCAAAACTGCATCTTTTATTGGATGTGGAAGACTTGGAAGATTTCAAGGgatatctaattttaaaaacaccTCAGACAATTCTGTTGAGGTAGATAATGATGTCTCAGAACCAAGCAAAGAGATTTGCAAGGAAGCTTCGACAAAGCAGGAAGGAACTGAATTGCCCG GTAaatctgaaaaagaaaaaacttctAGCAGTCGAG ataaaaataaaaacataaaggaAGATATACTCTCACATCCCGTGGCTTCATCCTCTCCAAACCATGAGTCTGCTTCTCGAGATACAGCTGCTTTTGACACCTCTGTATCATTTGATGAGCCCGTTGATGAG GATCCCCTATTGCAAATTAAAAAGCTTTCCTCCATTGTAGAGGAGGATCAAGAACACCATGATTTTAGCTTTATGGATGAAATTATTGTTCCTGAAGCTAGTGCATCTTATATTTCTCATCTCAATGACATTGAGGGAGCGACTCTTGCGATTAGACAGATTCTCAGCCTTGACATTTCACAGATAACAGATTCTCAGATAGTTTTATTCCTTTCGGCTCTCAGATTTTTCCAGAATGTGAAGGATTCTGCCATCACTCCTGATATTGAGAAGCAAGCGGGCAGCGtattaatttcttggaaatccCACGAGGAATCAGAATCAAGCAGCATCCGAGAATTGGAGGCTCTCAATGCGGAAAGTAAAACCTACAAGGATTTAGCAGCAGAGAAAGACAATATTGGTAGAAAAATTAGAACTATCAACACAGAGGCTCTTAGACTTGAGGTAGAAATTAAGGAACGTCAGGACAAGCTTAAAGAATTAGCACAGAAGTGCAAGCCTTTGAGTGAGCGTTATGAGGAGTTGATGACGGAATTTAAGGCTCTTCACAGTTCATTGGAACCCAAGAAAAAGGAGATGGTCTCATTGGTGGAAGTTTGTAGCAAAGCTTGTGAAGGCAAGAATGCTTGTAAAATTCAGTGGGATACCCTCAGGCAATTACTCCTTCATTCACTTCTCCCGTCTCTCTGA